The following proteins come from a genomic window of Paenibacillus swuensis:
- a CDS encoding response regulator transcription factor: MHKLFIIEDDTMIGDMLSMYLAEEGYEVRKAATGTEGIEVLREWKPDILLLDLMLPDMSGITLCEKIRQFTSVPILMVSMRTDVVDRVNALVAGADDYLCKPFSMRELTARVGALLRRSQIRPLTETPLHFSHEDIQSRVSRKIELDPSRRAVYVKGEFIETTFSEFELMRLFHANPERVYSREELINTLRGIDSFVTNRSIDVHITNLRKKIEEDPKEPKYIRTVWGVGYKFMFNHS; this comes from the coding sequence GTGCACAAACTATTCATTATCGAGGACGATACAATGATCGGAGACATGCTCTCCATGTACTTGGCCGAGGAAGGCTACGAGGTGCGCAAAGCCGCAACCGGCACGGAGGGCATTGAAGTTCTTAGGGAATGGAAACCGGATATTTTGTTGCTGGATTTAATGCTGCCCGACATGAGCGGCATCACCTTATGCGAGAAAATCAGACAGTTCACGTCAGTGCCTATTCTCATGGTTTCCATGAGGACGGACGTGGTGGACCGTGTCAATGCGCTGGTTGCCGGGGCGGATGACTATCTCTGCAAACCGTTCAGCATGAGAGAACTGACTGCCCGGGTAGGCGCATTGCTCCGCAGATCACAAATCCGTCCTCTGACAGAAACCCCATTGCACTTCTCCCACGAGGACATTCAATCCAGAGTTTCACGAAAGATTGAACTTGATCCTTCCCGAAGGGCTGTCTATGTGAAGGGCGAATTCATTGAGACTACGTTCTCGGAGTTTGAGCTCATGCGACTGTTTCATGCGAACCCTGAACGGGTTTACAGCCGAGAGGAATTAATTAATACCCTGCGCGGGATTGATTCGTTCGTTACAAACCGCTCCATTGATGTCCATATCACCAATCTTCGCAAGAAGATTGAAGAGGATCCTAAAGAACCGAAATACATACGCACCGTATGGGGTGTAGGGTACAAATTCATGTTCAATCACAGTTAG
- a CDS encoding sensor histidine kinase, translating into MSLYSRLSAWFRNQMIGNKIVIIYIPLIVIPLLILGYASNRIYTNVIVNQTINNVSDNSNLIITRMEGIFTNVESNGNMLTINLNKLLAQRPNLSELQRYTQITNQISFSQLIFPDVTSAAFIDRDGHIYGSHPNMEQGAEAAGSSELLKEINRSNGTNIWFPMQRRTFLTMDSEMPVMTMGKKVFDINTGQTLGWLILNIHEHRLSSIYSTVNSNPNGTYYIADSDGIVVSGGDPAALLKPVADLRTREWIRKRNSANIIADNGEGKELLISNPFPLLDWKLITVTPLKLLTQDYAKITWLIAAMGAACLVIALIGARILSNVVVHPVKRLAKEMLKVREGNLNGSIEVHSSDEIGYLASGFNTMLFRIRELLDKVNVEQRKKREYELALIQSQMKPHFLYNTLDVIYTLSEMGRVKDVQKTTKALADFYRVALSQGREMIAIREELDNIRDYFAIQRIRYSDVFDYEIQVHPDVLPHPILKLTIQPLVENAIYHGLKAKGSFGHISVQGYTDNNRIYLKVTDNGVGMTEELVQAILSENREGSQVSFGLYNVNHRIKLYFGEEFGLQIHSKLGQGTEVCVVLPLQEEELKDD; encoded by the coding sequence ATGTCCTTATATTCCAGATTGTCGGCCTGGTTCCGCAACCAGATGATCGGCAATAAAATCGTCATCATTTATATTCCGCTGATTGTCATCCCGTTACTGATCTTGGGATATGCTTCAAACCGGATTTATACGAACGTGATTGTAAACCAAACGATAAATAATGTATCGGATAATTCCAATCTCATCATCACCCGCATGGAAGGCATCTTCACCAATGTGGAGAGTAACGGGAATATGCTCACGATCAACTTGAATAAGTTGCTCGCCCAGCGTCCGAACTTGTCGGAACTTCAACGATATACCCAGATTACCAATCAAATCAGCTTCTCGCAGCTGATCTTTCCCGACGTGACCTCGGCGGCGTTTATAGACCGGGACGGACATATTTACGGATCCCATCCGAACATGGAGCAAGGAGCGGAAGCAGCGGGATCAAGCGAACTCCTGAAGGAAATTAACCGGTCAAACGGTACGAACATCTGGTTTCCTATGCAACGGCGCACGTTTTTGACGATGGATTCAGAGATGCCTGTTATGACGATGGGAAAGAAAGTATTCGATATCAATACCGGACAGACACTGGGTTGGTTAATTCTGAACATTCATGAGCACAGGCTCTCTTCGATATATAGCACTGTGAACAGCAATCCGAACGGTACTTACTATATTGCGGATTCCGACGGCATCGTCGTATCCGGCGGGGATCCGGCCGCGTTGTTAAAGCCGGTGGCGGACCTTCGCACAAGGGAATGGATCCGCAAGCGCAACAGCGCGAACATCATCGCTGACAACGGTGAAGGAAAGGAGCTGCTGATTTCGAATCCTTTCCCTCTTTTGGACTGGAAACTGATTACGGTAACCCCCTTAAAGCTCCTGACCCAGGACTATGCCAAGATTACGTGGCTGATCGCCGCCATGGGTGCGGCTTGTCTGGTGATTGCCTTAATCGGCGCCAGGATCTTGTCGAATGTTGTGGTGCATCCGGTTAAACGGCTGGCCAAGGAAATGCTCAAGGTTCGTGAAGGGAATCTTAACGGTTCCATTGAAGTCCACTCCAGCGATGAAATCGGATATTTGGCTTCAGGCTTTAATACGATGCTCTTCCGAATCCGGGAACTGTTGGATAAGGTGAACGTCGAGCAGCGGAAGAAGCGGGAATATGAGCTGGCTCTCATTCAATCGCAGATGAAGCCGCACTTTCTGTATAACACGCTCGATGTTATCTATACTTTGTCCGAAATGGGCAGAGTGAAGGATGTGCAGAAGACAACGAAGGCACTGGCTGACTTCTATCGTGTAGCTTTAAGCCAAGGCCGGGAGATGATCGCCATTCGGGAAGAATTGGACAATATCCGTGATTATTTTGCGATTCAGCGGATTCGTTATTCGGATGTGTTTGACTATGAGATTCAAGTTCACCCGGACGTACTGCCTCATCCGATACTGAAGTTAACGATACAACCCTTGGTGGAGAACGCTATCTATCACGGTTTAAAAGCCAAGGGCAGCTTCGGTCATATCAGCGTGCAAGGGTATACAGATAACAATCGCATCTATTTGAAGGTTACGGACAACGGAGTCGGCATGACGGAAGAGCTTGTCCAGGCGATCCTGTCAGAGAACAGGGAAGGTTCTCAGGTATCCTTCGGTCTGTATAACGTGAATCACCGAATCAAATTGTATTTCGGCGAAGAATTCGGATTGCAGATTCACAGTAAGCTTGGTCAAGGAACAGAAGTCTGTGTCGTGTTGCCATTACAGGAAGAGGAGTTAAAGGATGATTGA
- a CDS encoding methyl-accepting chemotaxis protein gives MLKKSLQDKLRMSRKAGMTLRMRLLLSFSLILLIPAITIGTVAYKSAHSKVEEKMTESAQGSVSILDQLITNYLDPIQKEVEFLARTMPPSDQSGNAVREYLSEFARLHNEISNTYIGEATGKIMLVPDQKLPDGYDPRTRPWYKEAMAHAGLSIITAPYVDAGSGTITVTIASTTRDGSRVIAVDLNLNMLAKQMSAASIGRTGYVSVSDVQDKVLADPKRKVGSDIPASVVKNVAGSIEGVFNYKDAANGGTEKWVYTTNGKTGWRLFGIVPFAEVEQDTFPIFLNTMIVIIIAIVAGAGIVYLIIRSVMNPIRKLMDAADQISNGDLTVTVDNGGRKDEISRLSDSFNRMVGSLKAVLIEVNQTSGMLAASSEQLTASSEQTSQATQYIAENIQEVAEGADRQVESIEAGSASVHSMSQGVENIAHSAHLIAASAVQASGKSQEGGSVIRDAINQMQSIHHTVGDLGNVIRDLQNYSEEIGGIVTLIGEISSQTNLLSLNASIEAARAGEHGRGFAVVAQEVKKLSEETGVSSRKIAELIRQVQLGAERAVVSMQQTTDEVSSGIRVMDHADTLFRNIQASVTEVEAQIQDMSNTAQHISEGGQVTVRSIESISVIVAGNASATQNVSAAAQQQLASMEEIAASSAALSNMALELQELVERFKV, from the coding sequence ATGTTGAAGAAATCGCTGCAGGACAAGCTTAGAATGTCCAGAAAAGCCGGAATGACGTTGCGCATGAGATTGTTGTTGTCATTTAGCTTAATTTTGCTCATACCCGCAATAACGATTGGAACCGTAGCTTACAAATCCGCTCATTCCAAAGTGGAAGAGAAGATGACGGAAAGCGCGCAAGGCAGCGTCAGCATTCTGGACCAACTGATTACGAACTATCTGGATCCAATTCAAAAGGAAGTGGAATTTCTGGCGAGGACGATGCCTCCATCCGATCAGAGCGGCAATGCGGTACGTGAATATTTAAGCGAATTCGCGCGACTGCACAATGAAATTAGCAACACCTACATAGGCGAAGCGACAGGAAAGATTATGCTTGTTCCGGATCAAAAGCTGCCTGACGGATATGATCCGCGCACTCGGCCGTGGTATAAGGAAGCGATGGCGCACGCGGGTTTGTCGATTATAACAGCGCCTTATGTGGATGCCGGCAGCGGCACGATTACCGTAACGATCGCGAGCACGACACGCGATGGCTCCAGAGTCATAGCTGTCGATCTGAACCTGAACATGCTCGCTAAACAAATGTCGGCTGCCTCCATCGGGCGGACGGGCTATGTGTCGGTGTCCGATGTTCAGGATAAGGTGTTGGCCGATCCGAAGCGCAAGGTGGGTTCGGATATTCCCGCATCGGTGGTCAAGAATGTGGCAGGCTCAATTGAGGGCGTGTTTAATTACAAGGATGCGGCTAACGGCGGCACGGAGAAATGGGTATATACGACAAACGGGAAGACGGGCTGGAGGCTCTTCGGCATTGTGCCGTTCGCTGAAGTGGAGCAGGATACGTTTCCAATTTTCCTGAACACGATGATCGTCATTATTATCGCCATCGTTGCCGGAGCGGGTATCGTATATCTCATTATCCGTTCCGTGATGAATCCGATCCGCAAATTAATGGACGCTGCCGATCAGATCAGCAACGGCGACTTGACCGTTACCGTGGACAACGGCGGACGCAAGGACGAAATCAGCCGTCTAAGCGACAGTTTCAACCGGATGGTCGGATCTTTGAAAGCTGTACTGATTGAAGTAAACCAAACCTCGGGCATGCTGGCCGCTTCTTCAGAGCAATTAACGGCAAGCTCAGAGCAGACATCCCAAGCGACACAATACATAGCCGAGAATATTCAGGAAGTTGCGGAAGGCGCCGATCGTCAGGTGGAGAGTATTGAAGCGGGCTCCGCTTCCGTACATTCCATGTCGCAAGGGGTCGAGAACATTGCCCATAGCGCTCATTTGATCGCGGCGTCCGCGGTGCAAGCCTCCGGCAAATCCCAGGAAGGCGGTTCGGTCATCCGAGATGCGATTAACCAGATGCAATCCATCCATCACACGGTGGGTGATCTAGGGAATGTGATTCGGGACCTGCAGAACTATTCCGAAGAAATCGGAGGCATCGTCACTCTGATCGGGGAGATTTCCAGCCAGACCAATCTGTTATCCCTCAACGCTTCAATAGAAGCAGCGCGCGCGGGCGAGCATGGTCGGGGATTTGCTGTGGTGGCCCAGGAAGTGAAGAAGCTTTCGGAAGAGACCGGTGTATCTTCCCGTAAGATTGCGGAGTTGATCCGGCAAGTGCAACTGGGTGCGGAGCGCGCAGTCGTGTCCATGCAACAAACGACGGATGAAGTTTCATCGGGCATTCGGGTCATGGACCATGCCGATACCCTCTTCAGAAACATTCAAGCTTCCGTAACGGAGGTGGAAGCCCAGATTCAGGACATGTCGAATACGGCGCAACACATTTCCGAGGGAGGACAAGTCACCGTTCGCTCCATAGAGTCCATCTCTGTTATTGTAGCCGGCAATGCATCAGCCACACAGAATGTGTCGGCGGCGGCTCAGCAACAGTTGGCCTCCATGGAGGAAATTGCAGCGAGCTCCGCCGCATTGTCCAATATGGCGCTGGAGTTGCAAGAGCTGGTTGAACGCTTTAAGGTATAG
- a CDS encoding response regulator, whose amino-acid sequence MRDSLRYQILIWMLVITTLALSFVGAVNYKEAKRHMLESLETKAGAQVQSSAGDLASWLHTRQAELRVVSHTGILQTGTATEIMDYLRNERIFSDPDIIRNFGYARDDSMMSTTNGYMVSLEQQNPDLLLKVHQGKYVLSDPFFIFQGAVNKVFMIEGPVYDEHKEYKGVIAAFIYVDELFRKYTGFRSGSVGTHYIMKKDGTLIYQRQTYSSRGSDDSAAVKKKFEAIVPVMSSQLSGSARHHDDIAFFARIKDTDWVLVSNIPLEQYMSPLRKLQQNTVLTVLFAELLLCAVIYFMIQRFTKRISGIVKVTKKVAAGHFTVQPIPLTKNDEIDSLASSVNGMVGQLKIMFDHLEAIINQNGYGMIVVNTDFKVTYFNRAAEHMLGYTAADVIHTATPMLWLDEREVTVRAELYSRELDTLVQPDTSVLVCKKLRGMKMEEEWTLVHASGHAFPVSLNIGVIHQGNDQERGYVFTLRDITEEKQIRRELVKAKEEAVEASGEKSMFLARMSHELRTPLNGMIGLSQLMHKTTLTYTQQDYLNNIQASSQSLLHIINDILDYSKAEAGKIELEKVRFKPEALVRKVADTLSVFHGKKPLEFIIDVDLTLPRYLIGDSLRLEQVLLNLCGNAIKFTNHGHIALRIQEIYRSEGRTRLQFQVEDTGIGMSEEQLSRLFTPFTQADESTSREYGGTGLGLVISKSLIEMLGGTLQVKSTPGSGTSFSFCLEFDRLHETGSKTYQLPDFMHHAKVLLVEDHPVLLRNMQSVLLDLGLEVTVAGSWNQAFYHLDSGKAFDHREWDYLIMDMECEDMYGQQTWSRLQQAIAGKRTLTIALTTVFGRDAMLEMTRVERPGAVIVKPVDRSNLFQALLSTVERRSRNTADPDLLRTAFPSEGRILLAEDHPINQQVAVELLSARGYTVQVAANGMEVMEWLPKSAWDLILMDLHMPEMDGLSTARAIRRQPGYESIPIIAITASTQKNEHIECYRSGMNDIVTKPVDEETLLHTVQKWLIPKEHRTSQQATTRYQPMDLLWEETDGMRIDGIHTQRVLHRLNGKKNILMHMLRTFAMDYEGFHSRLSNEAEAGNDNTVLRLLHTLKGASGNLSAERLFAAVSRLEEGYTDNEWSALAPEREALRTELERLIRAIGTMDTMEAG is encoded by the coding sequence ATGCGTGACTCGCTTCGTTACCAGATTCTGATATGGATGTTGGTCATTACGACACTGGCCCTGTCCTTTGTAGGCGCAGTGAATTACAAGGAAGCCAAGCGCCATATGCTGGAATCTCTGGAAACGAAGGCCGGGGCTCAGGTTCAGTCCTCCGCCGGGGATCTGGCATCCTGGCTGCATACCCGTCAAGCGGAACTGCGGGTGGTTAGTCATACCGGCATCCTACAAACGGGAACGGCGACAGAGATCATGGACTATTTACGCAATGAGCGTATCTTTTCCGATCCGGATATAATTCGCAACTTCGGGTACGCGCGAGACGACTCCATGATGTCCACCACCAACGGTTACATGGTATCGCTGGAACAGCAGAATCCGGATTTACTCCTTAAGGTTCACCAAGGGAAATATGTACTCTCCGACCCTTTCTTCATTTTCCAAGGCGCGGTCAACAAAGTATTTATGATCGAAGGCCCCGTCTATGATGAGCATAAGGAGTATAAGGGAGTAATAGCCGCCTTTATATATGTGGACGAGCTGTTTCGAAAGTATACCGGCTTTCGGAGCGGAAGTGTGGGTACTCACTACATCATGAAGAAAGACGGCACATTAATTTATCAACGGCAAACGTATTCTTCACGCGGTTCTGATGATTCCGCGGCCGTCAAGAAGAAATTCGAAGCCATAGTGCCGGTCATGTCCAGCCAGTTATCCGGGTCAGCCCGTCATCATGATGATATTGCTTTTTTTGCCCGTATTAAAGATACGGACTGGGTATTGGTTTCTAACATTCCCTTGGAGCAGTATATGAGCCCCTTGCGGAAACTTCAGCAAAATACGGTGTTGACTGTGCTGTTCGCCGAATTGCTGCTCTGCGCTGTTATTTACTTCATGATTCAACGGTTTACTAAACGAATCAGCGGCATTGTCAAGGTAACGAAGAAGGTTGCCGCCGGTCACTTTACGGTTCAGCCTATCCCTCTAACCAAGAATGATGAGATTGACTCCCTCGCCTCTTCCGTCAACGGGATGGTGGGGCAGTTGAAGATCATGTTTGATCATCTGGAAGCGATTATTAACCAGAACGGCTACGGGATGATTGTCGTCAATACGGACTTTAAGGTAACGTACTTCAACCGGGCCGCGGAACACATGTTGGGTTATACCGCCGCGGATGTCATACATACGGCCACCCCGATGCTGTGGCTGGATGAACGCGAGGTGACAGTACGAGCCGAGCTTTACAGCCGTGAGCTCGATACTTTGGTACAGCCGGACACCTCAGTCTTAGTGTGTAAGAAACTCAGAGGCATGAAGATGGAGGAAGAGTGGACGCTTGTGCATGCCTCCGGGCACGCCTTCCCTGTCAGTTTGAATATCGGCGTTATTCATCAGGGGAACGATCAGGAGCGCGGTTATGTGTTTACACTGCGGGATATTACGGAGGAGAAACAAATTCGCCGCGAACTGGTTAAAGCCAAGGAGGAAGCGGTGGAAGCCAGCGGAGAGAAGAGTATGTTCCTGGCCAGGATGAGCCATGAGCTTAGAACGCCGCTTAACGGAATGATCGGTCTCTCTCAATTGATGCATAAGACGACATTAACCTATACCCAGCAAGATTATCTGAATAATATACAGGCCTCATCCCAGAGTCTGTTACACATTATTAATGACATCCTTGATTATTCCAAAGCGGAAGCAGGGAAGATCGAGTTAGAGAAGGTAAGGTTTAAGCCTGAGGCACTGGTACGAAAAGTTGCCGATACGTTAAGTGTCTTTCATGGTAAGAAACCGTTGGAGTTTATCATTGATGTGGACCTGACTTTGCCCAGGTATTTAATCGGAGATTCACTGCGCCTTGAACAAGTTCTGTTGAATCTTTGCGGGAATGCCATTAAATTTACGAATCACGGACATATTGCGCTGAGAATCCAGGAGATCTACAGAAGTGAAGGGCGGACAAGGCTCCAGTTTCAAGTTGAGGACACGGGCATCGGCATGTCCGAGGAACAACTTTCCCGTCTCTTTACCCCGTTTACACAAGCCGACGAATCCACCAGCCGCGAATACGGGGGAACAGGTTTGGGGCTTGTCATTTCCAAGAGTTTAATCGAAATGTTGGGAGGCACATTGCAGGTAAAGAGCACTCCCGGTTCAGGGACCTCGTTCTCCTTTTGCCTCGAGTTTGACAGGTTGCATGAGACAGGTTCCAAAACCTATCAACTCCCGGACTTTATGCATCATGCCAAGGTGTTGTTGGTAGAGGATCATCCCGTTCTGCTGCGGAACATGCAATCTGTTCTGTTAGACTTGGGCCTTGAGGTCACGGTTGCCGGCAGCTGGAACCAGGCCTTCTATCACTTGGACTCGGGGAAAGCATTCGATCATAGAGAATGGGATTACCTGATCATGGACATGGAATGCGAGGATATGTACGGGCAACAAACCTGGTCCCGACTGCAGCAAGCCATCGCCGGCAAGCGAACGTTAACCATTGCGTTGACCACGGTGTTTGGACGGGACGCCATGTTGGAGATGACCCGGGTTGAACGCCCGGGTGCGGTAATCGTCAAGCCTGTGGATCGCTCCAATCTGTTTCAGGCGCTGCTCTCGACAGTAGAACGACGATCAAGAAACACGGCGGATCCCGATTTGCTGAGGACGGCATTTCCCTCGGAAGGAAGGATATTGCTCGCCGAGGACCATCCTATTAATCAACAGGTTGCAGTGGAGCTGCTTTCAGCAAGAGGATATACAGTACAGGTGGCGGCGAACGGGATGGAAGTCATGGAGTGGTTGCCCAAATCCGCGTGGGATCTCATATTAATGGATCTACATATGCCGGAGATGGACGGGTTAAGTACTGCCAGAGCGATTCGCCGTCAACCCGGTTACGAATCCATACCGATTATCGCCATAACAGCCAGCACTCAAAAAAATGAACATATCGAATGTTATCGCAGCGGTATGAATGATATTGTCACGAAGCCGGTTGATGAAGAAACCCTGCTGCACACCGTGCAGAAATGGTTGATTCCTAAGGAGCATCGTACTTCGCAACAAGCGACTACACGATATCAACCTATGGACCTGTTGTGGGAAGAAACAGATGGGATGCGGATTGATGGGATCCACACACAAAGGGTATTACACCGGTTGAACGGGAAGAAGAATATTCTCATGCATATGTTACGAACGTTCGCAATGGACTATGAGGGATTCCACAGCAGGCTATCCAACGAAGCGGAAGCCGGCAACGATAACACCGTGCTGAGACTGCTTCATACGCTCAAGGGGGCTTCGGGTAACTTGTCCGCGGAACGGTTGTTCGCCGCTGTAAGTCGGTTGGAAGAAGGCTATACCGACAATGAATGGTCGGCATTGGCGCCGGAACGTGAAGCTCTAAGAACGGAGCTGGAGCGTTTAATCAGGGCCATAGGAACGATGGATACGATGGAAGCGGGCTAA
- a CDS encoding putative bifunctional diguanylate cyclase/phosphodiesterase, which translates to MTEWFPIFIGLGENIAIIFFFITLLTKAYPFIVRLHPTNKGIIMGVLFGALSVLGMMVPIPLAEGIIVDIRGVVIAVAALYGGPLAGLLAAAAAGVYRFNLGGIGWFPGIGAIMTATLIGIVFSEWRRGRKPLLRQEFSYALHWNMGLTLAASSLLWFLGLPQGVAWSALVQHIVPILVFYPLATLAFGYLLNYELKGMNTKQRLEESEETYRTLVESSQDFIFSCNPDGVITSVNTKFCLTIGRTRESIVGSKFTDMIAYTNAGKSWEGLLQEMISIGSSVSFEREVVMPDGRGHTYIITLTPVFGPQKSLHSVTGSVHDITGLRRKEKYIERLAYYDALTGLGNVKLLREQLQASMDQYKSSESFAVLFMGVQNFKWVNETKGHIIGEQLLKEISQRLLRCCGARETAIRFGSDEFIVVSDQYHDKDELMRTVGLINSSFEQPFLVNGALIHMNTCIGIAQYPWDGSSPEELIKNANIASYYAKELGVNRFAFFTPTMKDHVMKRSRLEEAMRTALKNNEFSLHYQPQYGTGTGVIRGFEALLRWHHPELGPIPPSDFIPIAEETGLIVPIGEWVLREACLMHSKLLQSSQMHMTMSVNVSAVQLREYDFPERMIAILQDTGMAASCLDLEITESLLMSSFDRCIEVLEQLRGLGVKISLDDFGTGYSSLHYLKRLPIDYLKIDKSFIWDITSETAEQDITESIIELVHKLGLGVVAEGIETGEQLRILERWGCDYVQGYFLSRPIASQVLPEFINDVLERNMNHVEEIAAGQA; encoded by the coding sequence ATGACGGAATGGTTTCCGATCTTCATCGGATTGGGTGAGAATATAGCGATCATTTTCTTTTTTATAACATTATTAACGAAGGCTTATCCCTTCATTGTTAGACTGCATCCAACCAATAAAGGAATCATTATGGGAGTTCTCTTCGGTGCTCTGAGCGTTCTGGGCATGATGGTTCCGATTCCCTTGGCAGAGGGAATTATTGTCGATATTCGAGGCGTCGTTATTGCGGTGGCTGCTCTGTACGGCGGTCCGTTGGCTGGGCTTCTTGCGGCCGCCGCCGCTGGCGTGTATCGCTTCAATCTGGGCGGGATCGGATGGTTTCCGGGGATCGGTGCCATCATGACAGCTACCCTCATCGGTATTGTATTCTCCGAATGGAGGAGAGGGAGGAAGCCCTTGCTAAGACAGGAGTTTTCCTACGCCTTACATTGGAACATGGGCCTTACGCTTGCGGCATCTTCGCTCCTGTGGTTTCTGGGGCTCCCCCAAGGTGTCGCTTGGTCGGCATTGGTGCAGCATATCGTTCCGATTCTCGTATTCTACCCGTTAGCCACGTTAGCTTTCGGATATCTGCTGAACTATGAATTAAAGGGGATGAACACCAAGCAGAGGCTTGAGGAGAGCGAAGAGACATACAGGACGCTGGTAGAGAGCTCGCAAGACTTTATATTCAGCTGCAACCCGGATGGTGTCATTACTTCCGTCAACACGAAATTTTGTTTAACAATCGGACGAACCAGGGAAAGTATCGTGGGCAGTAAGTTTACGGATATGATCGCATATACCAATGCAGGGAAAAGTTGGGAGGGGCTGCTTCAAGAAATGATTTCCATAGGGTCGTCCGTTTCATTCGAACGGGAAGTCGTAATGCCTGACGGGCGGGGACATACCTATATCATTACGCTAACGCCGGTATTCGGTCCACAGAAATCGCTTCATTCCGTAACGGGAAGTGTGCATGACATTACAGGCCTTCGCAGAAAAGAGAAATACATTGAGCGGCTCGCTTACTATGATGCATTGACAGGATTAGGGAATGTAAAGCTGCTGCGGGAGCAATTGCAAGCTTCTATGGATCAGTATAAGTCATCCGAAAGCTTCGCGGTCTTGTTCATGGGTGTTCAGAATTTTAAATGGGTGAATGAAACGAAAGGGCATATCATCGGTGAGCAGCTGTTGAAGGAAATCAGCCAACGGTTGCTTCGCTGCTGCGGAGCAAGAGAGACGGCCATACGGTTTGGTTCGGATGAATTTATTGTTGTCAGCGATCAATACCATGATAAAGATGAGTTAATGAGAACCGTAGGCTTAATTAACAGCAGTTTTGAACAGCCCTTTCTTGTAAACGGAGCATTGATTCACATGAATACTTGTATCGGTATTGCCCAGTACCCTTGGGACGGCTCTTCGCCGGAGGAATTAATCAAGAACGCCAACATCGCATCCTACTATGCCAAGGAACTGGGCGTTAATCGCTTCGCATTCTTTACCCCGACGATGAAAGATCATGTCATGAAGCGTTCCAGGCTGGAAGAAGCCATGCGGACAGCCTTGAAGAATAATGAATTCTCTCTGCATTACCAGCCTCAATACGGTACGGGCACAGGAGTCATTCGCGGATTCGAGGCGCTGCTTCGATGGCATCATCCCGAATTGGGGCCGATTCCCCCATCCGATTTTATTCCCATTGCGGAAGAAACAGGATTGATTGTTCCCATTGGCGAGTGGGTGCTTCGGGAAGCCTGTCTGATGCATAGCAAGCTGCTGCAATCTTCGCAAATGCACATGACGATGTCTGTAAATGTATCAGCTGTTCAACTAAGGGAATATGACTTCCCTGAGCGAATGATCGCGATCCTGCAAGATACCGGAATGGCCGCATCCTGTCTCGATCTGGAAATTACCGAAAGCCTCCTGATGTCTTCTTTTGACCGCTGTATTGAGGTGTTGGAGCAACTTCGCGGGCTGGGGGTGAAAATATCTCTTGATGATTTCGGTACCGGATATTCGTCCCTGCATTATTTGAAACGGCTGCCCATTGATTATTTGAAAATAGACAAGTCCTTTATCTGGGATATTACCTCGGAGACGGCGGAGCAGGATATTACCGAATCGATTATCGAGCTGGTGCATAAATTAGGGCTTGGTGTGGTGGCGGAGGGCATTGAGACGGGGGAACAGCTTCGTATTCTGGAACGGTGGGGATGCGATTATGTGCAAGGATATTTCCTGAGCAGACCGATCGCGAGTCAGGTATTGCCTGAGTTTATAAACGATGTATTAGAGAGGAATATGAATCATGTTGAAGAAATCGCTGCAGGACAAGCTTAG